One Nicotiana tomentosiformis chromosome 4, ASM39032v3, whole genome shotgun sequence genomic window carries:
- the LOC104112439 gene encoding protein SENSITIVE TO PROTON RHIZOTOXICITY 1-like, protein MDPDDSLSEDPWTKSSSAGNELLKIVPSDNHSFTNFNLHAQKWEGSSYLDQQTRIEQQFSGFTQPKHTYQMDQHGNQMNENHDSTRTKDWDPSTLLNNLSFLEQKIHQLQELVHLIVGRRGQTGLQGNDLIVQQQQLITADLTSIIVQLVSTAGSLLPTMKRTLSSVSPAASQLVQFGGVTVPSATCTNGGGLPCNDGGVTKVEDQSNHVDQLRDCGIEQNHAVDGHESKDEDEAEEEENLPPGSYEILQLEKEEILAPHTHFCTICGKGFKRDANLRMHMRGHGDEYKTPAALAKPHKEPSSEPTLIKRYSCPYVGCKRNKEHKKFQPLKTILCVKNHYKRTHCEKAYTCSRCNIKKFSVIADLKTHEKHCGKDKWLCSCGTTFSRKDKLFGHIALFQGHTPAVPLDETKGSAGTSDRGQTSEVTMKARQEDFKVNASHGNEFQNPRDIKSAADDPGSYFSPLNFDTSNLNGFQEFPRPPFDESDSSFSFLLSGSCEYPPHKAAKYMSSSELE, encoded by the coding sequence ATGGATCCTGATGACAGTCTTAGTGAAGATCCTTGGACAAAGTCGTCTTCAGCTGGCAATGAATTACTGAAAATTGTGCCCTCAGATAACCATTCATTTACCAATTTCAATCTGCACGCGCAGAAGTGGGAAGGTTCCTCTTATTTGGATCAACAGACCAGGATTGAGCAACAGTTTTCTGGATTTACTCAACCAAAACACACATATCAGATGGATCAACATGGGAATCAGATGAATGAAAATCATGACTCAACCAGAACAAAGGACTGGGATCCAAGTACTTTGCTAAACAACCTTTCGTTTCTCGAGCAAAAGATTCATCAGCTCCAGGAACTAGTACATTTGATTGTTGGGCGGAGAGGTCAGACTGGGCTTCAGGGAAATGACCTTATAGTTCAGCAGCAACAGTTAATCACAGCGGACCTTACTTCTATTATAGTCCAATTGGTATCAACTGCAGGAAGTCTTCTTCCAACTATGAAGCGCACACTTTCCTCCGTGAGCCCTGCTGCTAGCCAACTTGTGCAGTTTGGTGGCGTCACAGTTCCTTCTGCAACATGTACTAATGGCGGGGGACTGCCATGTAATGATGGCGGTGTTACTAAAGTGGAAGATCAGTCAAACCACGTTGACCAGTTGAGAGATTGTGGGATTGAACAAAACCATGCTGTTGATGGACATGAATCaaaagatgaagatgaagctgaGGAAGAAGAGAACCTTCCTCCCGGTTCCTATGAGATTCTGCAGTTGGAGAAGGAGGAAATCCTTGCACCACACACTCACTTTTGCACAATTTGTGGCAAGGGATTTAAGAGGGATGCCAATTTGCGGATGCACATGAGAGGTCATGGTGATGAGTACAAGACTCCAGCAGCTCTTGCAAAGCCTCATAAAGAACCAAGCTCCGAGCCAACACTCATCAAAAGGTATTCCTGTCCTTATGTTGGATGCAAGCGCAATAAGGAGCATAAGAAGTTTCAGCCTCTGAAGACCATCTTATGTGTGAAAAACCATTACAAGAGAACCCACTGTGAGAAAGCCTATACTTGCAGTAGATGTAATATAAAGAAATTTTCTGTTATTGCTGATCTTAAAACACATGAAAAGCATTGTGGTAAAGATAAATGGCTTTGTTCCTGCGGAACAACATTTTCTAGGAAAGATAAGCTTTTCGGACACATTGCCCTTTTTCAAGGTCATACTCCTGCAGTTCCACTGGATGAAACTAAAGGATCTGCTGGGACATCTGACCGAGGCCAAACAAGTGAAGTCACCATGAAAGCACGACAAGAAGATTTTAAGGTAAATGCTTCACATGGCAATGAGTTTCAAAATCCCAGGGATATAAAAAGCGCTGCAGATGATCCAGGCAGTTATTTCTCGCCTTTGAACTTTGATACTAGCAATCTTAATGGATTTCAAGAGTTCCCTCGACCACCATTTGACGAGTCAGATAGCTCATTCTCGTTTCTGCTATCTGGATCATGTGAATACCCTCCTCACAAGGCTGCAAAATATATGAGTTCTAGTGAACTGGAATAA